A portion of the Pseudarthrobacter sp. L1SW genome contains these proteins:
- a CDS encoding MarR family winged helix-turn-helix transcriptional regulator — protein sequence MAAPLSRDPIAEAQRNWEEHGWGDVAAPMAAITAIMRTQQILLARIESILKPFGLTFARYELLALLSFARKGSLPMNKASALLQVHPTSITNAVDRLERAGLVARFRHPTDGRTTLIELTTEGRTIAKRSTAALNAEVFSAPGFDPGDVEHLIRILHAFRRNAGDFEE from the coding sequence ATGGCCGCCCCGCTGTCCCGCGATCCCATTGCTGAAGCCCAGCGGAACTGGGAAGAACACGGCTGGGGGGATGTGGCCGCTCCGATGGCGGCCATAACGGCCATTATGCGCACCCAGCAGATCCTGCTCGCCAGGATCGAGTCCATCCTCAAACCGTTCGGCCTCACCTTTGCCCGCTATGAACTCCTGGCGCTGTTGAGCTTCGCCAGGAAGGGCTCGCTTCCCATGAACAAGGCGAGCGCCCTGCTCCAGGTCCACCCCACGTCCATCACCAATGCAGTGGACCGGCTGGAACGCGCCGGCCTGGTGGCCCGCTTCCGGCACCCTACGGACGGCAGGACCACGCTGATTGAACTCACCACCGAGGGGCGCACTATTGCCAAGCGTTCGACGGCGGCACTCAACGCCGAGGTGTTCAGCGCACCTGGGTTTGATCCCGGCGACGTGGAACACCTGATCCGGATCCTCCACGCCTTCCGCCGGAACGCCGGCGATTTTGAGGAGTGA
- a CDS encoding acyl-CoA dehydrogenase family protein gives MYVADLLPVRERQRYLSVREFLQARVRQASIPYWNREEFPFELLAELGRHGLGALQVDGSSLLFKGLMYVELARADVSLSALAGIHNELIVGTLTELGSEEQKVRWLPGLEAFTSLGAFALTEPGHGSDISGGLETSARLDGDEWILNGAKRWIGAGTIADFALVWARDVADRQVKAFLVETGRPGYAATKICNKIGLRIMQNADITLHDVRIPAANLLPGATDFTKANHLLRDSRAWVGWQAAGIQLAAFDVARAYSLSRRQFGRELARFQLVQQQLADILGNATASLALMVQLARIQEEGKLEMAQAAMAKATTTRLARASVAMGRSLLGGNGISADYEMGKLFGDAEILYTYEGSYEINSLIVGRAVTGKSAFV, from the coding sequence ATGTATGTGGCGGACCTCCTGCCTGTGCGCGAACGCCAGCGGTACCTCAGTGTCCGCGAATTCCTGCAGGCAAGGGTGCGCCAGGCATCCATCCCGTACTGGAACCGCGAAGAGTTCCCCTTCGAACTGTTGGCGGAGTTGGGCCGGCATGGCCTTGGGGCGCTCCAGGTGGACGGCAGTTCCCTTCTGTTCAAAGGGCTCATGTATGTGGAGTTGGCCCGGGCGGATGTGTCCCTCTCGGCCCTGGCCGGGATCCACAACGAACTGATCGTGGGCACCCTCACCGAGCTGGGGTCCGAGGAGCAGAAGGTCCGCTGGCTGCCGGGGCTGGAAGCCTTCACCAGCCTGGGGGCCTTTGCGCTGACGGAACCCGGCCATGGGTCCGACATTTCCGGAGGGCTGGAGACGTCCGCCAGGCTGGACGGCGACGAGTGGATCCTGAACGGCGCCAAGCGCTGGATCGGCGCGGGAACCATCGCCGACTTTGCCCTGGTCTGGGCGCGGGACGTGGCTGACCGGCAGGTCAAGGCCTTCCTTGTGGAGACGGGCCGGCCCGGCTATGCAGCCACCAAGATCTGCAACAAGATAGGCCTGCGGATCATGCAGAATGCGGACATCACCCTACACGACGTCCGTATTCCGGCCGCCAACCTGCTTCCCGGAGCCACCGACTTCACCAAGGCGAACCACCTGCTGCGGGACTCCCGGGCATGGGTGGGCTGGCAGGCCGCCGGGATCCAGCTGGCCGCGTTCGACGTTGCCCGCGCCTACTCGTTGAGCCGCCGCCAGTTCGGCAGGGAACTGGCGCGGTTCCAGCTGGTCCAGCAACAGCTCGCGGACATTTTGGGCAACGCCACTGCCTCCCTGGCGCTCATGGTGCAGCTGGCACGCATCCAGGAGGAGGGGAAGCTGGAGATGGCCCAGGCCGCCATGGCGAAGGCCACCACCACCCGGCTTGCCCGCGCATCGGTGGCCATGGGGCGGTCCTTGCTGGGCGGCAATGGCATCAGCGCCGACTACGAGATGGGCAAGCTCTTCGGAGACGCTGAAATCCTCTACACCTACGAGGGCAGCTATGAGATCAATTCCCTCATCGTGGGACGTGCCGTCACCGGCAAGTCGGCCTTCGTCTAG
- a CDS encoding TipAS antibiotic-recognition domain-containing protein, which produces MDAAEGTRGPDWAIQDIARMAGTTSRTLRHYDDIGLLKPSRIGGNGYRYYDAAALLQLQRILLLRELGLGLPAIAEVFRQQTDAVKALSHHLEWLGQEQERLSRQMASVRQTIETMKGGGEMVAEKMFDGFDHTQYKDEVEERWGKDAYAKGDAWWRGMDAAEKQAWKSGAGRLGRDWIAAAGSGAAPDGAEAQDLARRHVEWLSSIPGTPAAEQGGDIKGYVTGLAEMYVADARFAANYGGEAGAEFVRDALLVYAGRNL; this is translated from the coding sequence ATGGATGCGGCGGAAGGCACAAGGGGCCCGGACTGGGCCATCCAGGACATCGCGCGGATGGCCGGGACCACCAGCCGCACGCTGCGGCATTATGACGACATTGGGCTTTTGAAGCCCAGCCGGATCGGCGGCAACGGCTACCGGTACTACGACGCCGCCGCCCTCCTGCAGCTGCAGCGGATCCTCCTCCTGCGGGAGCTTGGGCTGGGCCTGCCGGCCATTGCCGAGGTCTTTCGCCAGCAGACGGACGCCGTCAAGGCGCTCAGCCACCACCTGGAGTGGCTGGGCCAGGAACAGGAACGGCTTTCGCGGCAGATGGCGTCTGTCCGGCAAACGATCGAAACAATGAAAGGAGGAGGCGAGATGGTGGCGGAAAAGATGTTCGACGGCTTCGACCACACGCAGTACAAGGACGAGGTGGAAGAACGTTGGGGCAAGGATGCCTACGCAAAGGGCGACGCCTGGTGGCGGGGTATGGATGCAGCGGAAAAACAGGCGTGGAAGTCCGGCGCTGGAAGGCTCGGCAGAGACTGGATCGCTGCCGCAGGTTCCGGGGCTGCCCCGGATGGGGCTGAGGCCCAGGACCTGGCCCGGCGGCATGTGGAATGGCTGTCATCAATTCCGGGGACACCCGCCGCCGAGCAGGGCGGGGACATCAAGGGGTACGTGACCGGGCTGGCGGAAATGTACGTGGCCGATGCCAGGTTCGCCGCCAACTACGGGGGCGAAGCGGGGGCGGAGTTTGTTCGTGATGCACTGCTGGTTTACGCGGGCCGGAACCTCTAG
- a CDS encoding cold-shock protein, translating to MATGTVKWFNAEKGFGFIAPDDGSADVFAHYSAIASSGYRSLDENQKVEFDVTQGPKGPQAENIRPL from the coding sequence ATGGCAACAGGCACAGTTAAATGGTTCAACGCCGAAAAGGGTTTTGGCTTCATTGCCCCCGATGACGGGTCCGCTGACGTTTTCGCCCACTACTCGGCAATCGCCAGCAGCGGATACCGCTCACTCGATGAGAACCAGAAGGTTGAATTCGATGTGACCCAGGGTCCCAAGGGCCCGCAGGCAGAGAACATCCGCCCGCTCTAA
- a CDS encoding acetyl-CoA acetyltransferase: protein MSLKEQFGKDVLLTGWGHSRFGKLADETLESLIVQVSTEAISNAGIEAGQIDEIYLGQFNSGMMPLAFPSSLALQVSDQLANVPATRVENACASGSAAFQQGTKSLLAGTAKTVLVIGAEKMTHAGADVVGAGLLGADYDMAGKASTTGFTGLFAEVAKHYGKRYGDGDLGDVLGSIAAKNHRNGVDNPYAQLRKDLGEDFCRTVSDKNPMVADPLRRTDCSPVSDGAAAVVLSTSPTGGAVAPVRLAGFGHANDFFPAARRDPVAFEATRVSWQRALAMAGVGLQDLDFAEVHDCFTIAELLMYEAMGLTDRGQGVRALAEGWVYKDGKLPVNVSGGLKAKGHPVGATGVSQHVIAAMQLSGTAGDMQLAGPRRAAVQNMGGVGIANYVSVLEAL from the coding sequence ATGAGCCTCAAGGAACAGTTCGGCAAGGATGTCCTGCTCACGGGCTGGGGCCACAGCCGGTTTGGGAAGCTGGCGGACGAGACCCTGGAATCCCTGATCGTCCAGGTGTCCACCGAGGCCATCAGCAATGCGGGCATCGAGGCCGGCCAGATCGACGAGATCTACCTGGGCCAGTTCAACTCCGGCATGATGCCGCTGGCATTCCCGTCGTCGCTGGCCCTGCAGGTCTCGGACCAACTCGCCAACGTTCCCGCCACACGGGTGGAGAACGCCTGCGCCTCAGGTTCCGCCGCGTTCCAGCAGGGCACCAAGTCCCTCCTGGCCGGCACGGCAAAGACCGTGCTGGTGATCGGCGCCGAGAAGATGACCCACGCGGGAGCCGATGTTGTGGGGGCAGGCCTGCTGGGCGCCGACTATGATATGGCCGGCAAGGCGTCCACCACCGGTTTCACCGGCCTCTTTGCCGAGGTGGCCAAGCACTACGGAAAGCGGTACGGCGACGGGGACCTGGGCGACGTCCTGGGCAGCATCGCCGCCAAGAACCACCGCAACGGCGTGGACAACCCCTATGCCCAGCTCCGCAAGGACCTCGGCGAGGACTTCTGCCGCACCGTGTCGGACAAGAATCCCATGGTGGCTGATCCCCTGCGCCGGACGGACTGCTCCCCGGTCTCAGACGGTGCCGCCGCCGTCGTGCTGTCAACCTCACCAACGGGCGGTGCCGTTGCGCCCGTGCGGCTCGCCGGCTTCGGCCACGCAAACGACTTCTTCCCCGCGGCCCGCCGCGACCCCGTGGCCTTCGAGGCCACGCGGGTGTCCTGGCAGCGCGCCCTGGCGATGGCCGGCGTCGGACTCCAAGACCTGGACTTCGCGGAGGTGCACGACTGCTTCACCATCGCCGAACTGCTGATGTACGAAGCCATGGGACTCACCGATCGCGGCCAGGGGGTCCGCGCCTTGGCCGAAGGCTGGGTGTACAAGGACGGCAAGCTGCCCGTCAACGTCTCGGGGGGCCTTAAGGCGAAGGGCCACCCGGTGGGCGCAACCGGGGTCTCCCAGCACGTCATCGCAGCCATGCAGCTCAGCGGCACCGCCGGGGACATGCAGCTCGCCGGCCCCCGCCGGGCCGCCGTCCAGAACATGGGCGGCGTTGGCATTGCCAACTACGTCAGCGTGCTCGAGGCCCTCTAA